Proteins co-encoded in one Sulfurospirillum arsenophilum NBRC 109478 genomic window:
- a CDS encoding UbiX family flavin prenyltransferase translates to MKRIIVGISGASGVELGLSFLKALPRDIEKYVIISDHAKVVFAKEANTFLLDDDNIGAITASGSFQCDAMAIIPCSMNTLAKITHGIADNLLTRTASVMIKEKRPLLLAPREMPFSAIALENMLKLSMLGIHIAPPILGYYAKASSLEEMENFLIGKWFDLLGIEHNLFQRWEGA, encoded by the coding sequence ATGAAACGCATCATTGTAGGCATTAGTGGTGCCAGTGGTGTCGAACTTGGCCTCTCTTTTCTTAAAGCACTTCCTCGTGACATAGAAAAGTACGTTATTATTTCCGATCACGCTAAAGTCGTTTTTGCCAAAGAAGCCAATACATTTTTACTCGATGATGATAACATAGGAGCCATTACAGCTTCGGGTTCTTTTCAATGTGATGCTATGGCGATTATTCCTTGTAGTATGAACACATTGGCAAAAATTACGCATGGTATTGCGGATAATCTTTTAACACGAACTGCGAGCGTCATGATCAAAGAAAAACGCCCTCTTCTGTTAGCACCTCGTGAAATGCCTTTTTCCGCGATTGCGTTAGAGAACATGCTCAAACTTTCCATGCTTGGTATACATATTGCACCTCCAATCTTGGGTTATTATGCAAAAGCTTCGAGCCTTGAAGAGATGGAGAATTTTTTGATTGGTAAATGGTTTGATCTTTTAGGGATTGAGCACAATCTTTTTCAACGTTGGGAGGGAGCATGA
- a CDS encoding molybdopterin molybdotransferase MoeA — protein MKKEQVVSFNEAIRLSLSLASNKPDVVWVSIFDALGRTLAREITCKKNLPSYNNAAMDGFALKHKEGLSELRIKATIFAGNVVEACLSENECYKIMTGAKVPDDADTIIPFEDCIFYDDLKAVLPTSIKKGNALRLKGEEERIGSVILEEGVCLGSRQIALLASQGISMVQVYKKLQIAIFSTGDELKSPWENASEDEIYDINALALRSLLAEHGFIAHYCGVIPDNLEAATAYFSRMKQYDVLVTSGGVSMGEADFVEQALLNNGFSASFHGINIKPGKPTMMGKMGETIVASMPGNPLAAYVNAFLFLIPLLKKLQGEKNFNFDATSALNVEKFNVKSGRVNLVLGTLNDGKFYVFGENKYGSGMVKPLVNSNALWISDEEIGSVEAGKDIKILLL, from the coding sequence ATGAAAAAAGAGCAAGTGGTCAGTTTTAATGAGGCGATAAGACTGAGCCTTTCTCTCGCATCCAATAAGCCTGATGTCGTCTGGGTGAGTATATTTGATGCTCTGGGTAGAACATTGGCTCGGGAGATTACATGTAAGAAAAATCTCCCCTCTTACAACAATGCTGCCATGGATGGATTTGCGCTCAAGCACAAAGAAGGCTTAAGTGAACTTCGCATCAAAGCAACCATCTTTGCAGGCAATGTCGTAGAAGCATGTTTAAGTGAAAATGAGTGCTATAAAATCATGACAGGTGCAAAAGTGCCGGATGATGCCGATACAATCATTCCTTTTGAAGACTGCATCTTTTACGATGACTTAAAAGCTGTTCTTCCAACTTCCATTAAAAAAGGCAATGCTTTACGTCTTAAAGGTGAAGAAGAGCGCATTGGTTCTGTCATCTTAGAAGAAGGTGTGTGTTTGGGGTCTCGTCAAATTGCATTGCTTGCATCACAAGGTATTAGCATGGTGCAAGTTTATAAAAAATTGCAGATTGCTATTTTTTCTACAGGCGATGAACTCAAATCACCTTGGGAAAATGCCAGTGAAGATGAAATTTACGATATCAATGCCCTTGCCTTACGTTCTTTACTCGCTGAACATGGCTTTATTGCGCATTACTGTGGTGTCATACCAGATAATTTAGAAGCAGCAACTGCTTATTTTTCTCGCATGAAACAGTACGACGTTTTAGTTACGAGTGGTGGTGTGAGTATGGGCGAGGCTGACTTTGTAGAGCAAGCACTTCTTAATAATGGTTTTTCTGCTTCATTTCATGGCATTAATATTAAGCCAGGAAAACCTACCATGATGGGCAAAATGGGTGAAACCATTGTAGCTTCCATGCCTGGAAATCCTCTGGCCGCTTATGTCAATGCATTCTTATTTTTAATTCCATTACTTAAAAAACTTCAAGGTGAAAAAAACTTTAACTTTGATGCAACAAGTGCCCTCAATGTAGAGAAATTTAATGTAAAATCAGGTCGTGTCAACCTTGTTTTAGGCACTTTGAACGATGGGAAATTTTATGTTTTTGGTGAAAATAAATACGGCTCAGGTATGGTAAAACCCCTTGTAAACAGTAATGCACTTTGGATTAGTGACGAAGAAATTGGCAGTGTTGAAGCTGGAAAAGATATCAAAATTTTATTACTTTAA
- the coaD gene encoding pantetheine-phosphate adenylyltransferase, with amino-acid sequence MRVAIYPGTFDPITNGHMDVIKRAKKLFDKVLVAVAISEEKHPMFDIETRVEMVQAAIQDLEGVEVEPFDNLLVSFSKEKNIRVMIRGLRAVSDFEFELQMGYANASLWSEIETVYLMPSLKNAFISSSVVRSIAKHGGDVSHLVPPTVLPYLQSRFTCM; translated from the coding sequence ATGAGAGTAGCGATTTATCCAGGAACATTTGATCCTATTACCAATGGGCATATGGATGTTATAAAACGTGCTAAAAAGCTTTTCGATAAAGTTTTGGTTGCTGTGGCAATTTCCGAAGAAAAACATCCCATGTTTGACATCGAAACGCGTGTTGAGATGGTACAAGCTGCTATTCAAGATTTAGAAGGGGTTGAAGTCGAACCGTTTGATAATCTTTTGGTGAGTTTTTCGAAAGAAAAAAATATCCGTGTGATGATACGTGGCCTTAGAGCGGTAAGTGACTTTGAATTTGAACTTCAAATGGGGTATGCCAATGCTTCATTGTGGAGTGAAATTGAAACGGTTTATTTGATGCCAAGCCTCAAAAATGCCTTTATTAGCTCATCTGTTGTGCGATCCATCGCAAAGCATGGGGGTGATGTTTCGCATTTAGTTCCACCTACCGTTTTACCTTATTTACAAAGTAGATTTACATGTATGTGA
- the flgA gene encoding flagellar basal body P-ring formation chaperone FlgA has product MQYTIPSNVIRTAFNDRNVTIIDSSDGVVIFKRNCTLMGKSNAIEDAFLKKFQEASPTVLIEEKPRISAKSSLPVDFKRYQFVGVNIPETTLKKNSGSFVAIFKVGDKERKLYFNYEMNAKMLVFKAKRNLLNGKILTNDDYESILMSLEGIPTRAVLNEIPQNAMIKTSIKEGQVIADYHFDIKKTLSKKDSIRALLKEGGLQIEVQATLVEDADIGDVVKIKTEQGKILNAKIVSTKEAVILE; this is encoded by the coding sequence ATGCAATACACAATCCCCTCAAATGTTATACGCACAGCATTTAACGATCGCAATGTGACTATTATTGACAGCAGTGATGGTGTTGTTATTTTTAAGCGTAACTGCACGTTGATGGGTAAATCCAATGCTATTGAAGATGCCTTTTTGAAGAAATTTCAAGAAGCTTCCCCTACGGTACTTATCGAAGAGAAACCCCGCATTTCTGCTAAATCGTCACTTCCTGTTGATTTTAAACGCTATCAGTTCGTTGGCGTGAATATCCCTGAGACAACACTCAAAAAAAACAGTGGTTCTTTTGTCGCCATTTTTAAAGTGGGAGATAAAGAGAGAAAACTCTATTTTAACTATGAGATGAATGCTAAGATGTTGGTATTTAAAGCGAAACGTAATTTGCTTAACGGTAAAATCCTTACAAACGATGACTACGAGAGCATTTTGATGAGTTTAGAAGGCATTCCGACAAGAGCTGTTTTAAACGAAATACCCCAAAATGCTATGATTAAAACCAGTATTAAAGAGGGGCAAGTTATCGCAGATTATCATTTTGATATAAAAAAAACACTCTCGAAAAAAGATAGTATAAGAGCCCTATTAAAAGAAGGTGGCTTGCAGATAGAAGTACAAGCAACGCTTGTTGAAGATGCTGATATCGGTGATGTTGTTAAGATTAAAACAGAGCAAGGTAAAATTTTGAATGCAAAAATTGTATCGACAAAAGAAGCGGTAATTCTCGAATGA